In Gossypium raimondii isolate GPD5lz chromosome 12, ASM2569854v1, whole genome shotgun sequence, a single window of DNA contains:
- the LOC105763067 gene encoding potassium transporter 11 has translation MKMTSRIEMDEDNDNRGSMWDLDQKLDQPMDEEAGRLRNMYKEKKSSALLLLRLAFQSLGVVYGDLGTSPLYVFYNTFPGKIEDPEDVVGALSLIIYSLTLIPLLKYVFVVCKANDNGQGGTFALYSLLCRHAKIKTIPNQHRTDEELTTYSRSTFHEQSFAAKTKRWLERHVSRKNALLILVLVGTCMVIGDGILTPAISVLSAAGGIKVDHPSMSNGVVVVVAVVILVGLFSLQHYGTDKVSWLFAPIVLVWFLVIGGIGIYNIWKYDSSVLKAFSPVYIYRYFRRGGKDGWTSLGGIMLSITGTEALFADLSHFPVAAVQLAFTVVVFPCLLLAYSGQAAYLMSNRDHVVDAFYRSIPDSIYWPVFIIATAAAIVASQATITATFSIIKQALALGCFPRVKVVHTSKKFLGQIYVPDINWILMILCIAVTAGFKNQNQIGNAYGTAVVIVMLVTTLLMTLIMILVWRCHWILVLLFTGLSLVVECTYFSAVLFKVDQGGWVPLVIAAAFLLIMYVWHYGTLKRYEFEMHSKVSMAWILGLGPSLGLVRVPGIGLVYTELASGVPHIFSHFITNLPAIHSVVVFVCVKYLPVYTVPEEERFLVKRIGPKNFHMFRCVARYGYKDLHKKDDEFEKKLFDSLFLFVRLESMMEGCSDSDEYSLYGQQTERSREGLLNNNGNGNTITSYADTTISSVDSIVPVKSPMQGSMTVRSSEHVSSQTETDELEFLNSCRDAGVVHILGNTVVRARRESRFYKKIAIDYVYAFLRKICREHSVIFNVPHESLLNVGQVFYV, from the exons ATGAAAATGACTTCAAGAATTGAGATGGATGAAGATAATGACAACAGGGGAAGCATGTGGGATTTGGATCAGAAGCTTGATCAGCCAATGGATGAGGAGGCCGGGAGGCTTAGAAACATGTACAAGGAGAAG AAATCCTCTGCATTATTGCTTCTGCGGCTTGCATTCCAAAGCCTTGGAGTGGTTTATGGTGACTTGGGCACTTCTCCCCTTTATGTTTTCTACAATACATTTCCTGGTAAAATTGAAGACCCAGAGGATGTTGTTGGAGCTCTTTCATTGATTATATACTCCCTTACTCTTATACCGCTCCTCAAGTATGTGTTTGTTGTTTGTAAAGCAAATGACAATGGTCAAG GTGGGACATTTGCTCTATATTCATTGCTCTGTAGACATGCGAAAATAAAAACCATTCCTAATCAACACAGGACTGATGAGGAGCTAACAACTTATAGTCGTTCTACATTTCACGAACAATCATTTGCTGCTAAAACAAAGAGATGGCTGGAGAGACATGTGTCAAGGAAGAATGCGCTTCTTATTCTTGTCCTGGTTGGTACATGTATGGTCATTGGTGATGGAATACTCACTCCGGCAATATCAG TTCTTTCAGCTGCTGGGGGAATCAAAGTGGACCATCCAAGCATGAGCAATG GTGTTGTTGTGGTTGTGGCTGTTGTAATATTAGTAGGTTTATTTAGCTTGCAGCACTATGGTACAGATAAAGTTAGCTGGCTCTTTGCCCCAATTGTGCTTGTTTGGTTTCTTGTAATTGGAGGCATCGGCATTTATAATATTTGGAAGTACGACAGCAGTGTTTTGAAAGCATTTTCACCTGTATACATCTACCGGTATTTTAGAAGGGGAGGGAAAGATGGATGGACCTCCCTGGGGGGTATTATGCTTAGCATCACAG GTACAGAGGCACTTTTTGCAGATCTATCTCATTTTCCAGTTGCAGCTGTGCAACTTGCTTTTACTGTAGTTGTATTTCCTTGCCTTCTCCTAGCGTATTCTGGACAAGCAGCCTACCTTATGAGTAACAGGGACCATGTGGTCGATGCATTTTATCGCTCTATCCCTG ACAGCATATATTGGCCGGTTTTCATTATTGCTACTGCTGCCGCTATAGTTGCAAGTCAGGCTACAATAACAGCAACCTTTTCAATTATCAAACAAGCCCTCGCGCTTGGTTGTTTTCCTAGAGTGAAGGTTGTACATACATCAAAGAAGTTCCTTGGCCAGATATATGTTCCAGATATTAATTGGATCCTCATGATCCTTTGCATTGCTGTTACTGCTGGATTCAAGAACCAAAACCAAATTGGAAATGCTTATG GGACAGCTGTGGTGATTGTCATGTTGGTAACCACGTTACTTATgactttaatcatgattttgGTTTGGCGATGTCATTGGATTCTTGTCCTCCTCTTCACTGGCTTGTCCTTGGTTGTAGAGTGCACATACTTTTCTGCTGTACTCTTCAAGGTTGATCAAGGTGGGTGGGTTCCTCTTGTTATTGCTGCAGCCTTTTTGCTCATAATGTATGTTTGGCATTATGGTACACTGAAGCGATATGAGTTTGAGATGCATAGTAAGGTTTCGATGGCATGGATTCTTGGGCTTGGCCCTAGTTTAGGGCTCGTTCGAGTTCCTGGAATTGGATTAGTATACACTGAATTAGCAAGTGGTGTGCCTCACATTTTCTCCCACTTCATAACTAACCTACCTGCGATCCATTCTGTTGTTGTTTTCGTCTGTGTGAAATACCTTCCTGTCTACACTGTTCCAGAAGAAGAAAGATTCCTTGTAAAACGGATTGGACCGAAGAATTTCCACATGTTTCGCTGTGTTGCTAGGTATGGCTACAAAGACCTTCACAAGAAAGATGATGAGTTTGAGAAAAAGCTATTTGATAGCCTCTTCTTATTTGTGCGGCTCGAGTCAATGATGGAAGGGTGTTCGGATTCTGATGAATATAGCTTGTACGGGCAGCAAACGGAGAGGTCAAGAGAAGGTCTGTTGAACAACAATGGCAATGGCAACACAATTACTTCCTATGCAGATACCACAATTTCATCAGTGGATTCAATTGTGCCCGTGAAATCTCCGATGCAGGGGAGCATGACGGTGAGATCGTCAGAGCACGTAAGTAGCCAGACGGAGACAGATGAGTTAGAATTTTTGAATAGCTGTAGGGATGCAGGGGTGGTACACATTCTGGGAAACACAGTGGTGAGGGCAAGAAGGGAATCAagattttacaagaaaatagcaATCGATTATGTATATGCATTTCTTAGGAAGATATGTAGGGAACATAGTGTGATATTCAATGTTCCTCATGAGAGTCTGTTGAACGTAGGGCAGGTATTTTATGTGTAA